The Oceanicaulis sp. nucleotide sequence AGCTCCTGAACGGCGCTCCGGACGCGCTGCGCTACGCCGATCACGTCTCCGAGGACGGCGACAAGGTGTTCGAGCGCGCCTGCGAGGCGGGCGCTGAAGGCGTGATCAGCAAGAAGGCCGACAGCACCTACAAGGCCGGCCGTGACGGGCGCTGGCGCAAGATCAAATGCGATCTGCGCGACGACGCGGTGATCGTCGGCTGGAGCCCGTCGGACAAGAAAGACCGCCCCTTCGCCTCGCTGATCTTGGCCACCTGCGAAGACGGCGACTGGGTCTATCGCGGCCGGGTCGGCACCGGCTTCGACGCGGAGACCCGCGAGGCGCTGATAGACGCGATGAAGAAGATCGAGCGCAAGACCAGCCCGCTCGACGCGGTCCCGTCATCGGTGGAGAAAGACGCGCACTGGGTCACCCCGAAGCTCGTCGCGGTCATCCGCTACACTGAGCGCACCGGCGACGGCGCCTACCGCCATCCCGCCTTTCTGGGCCTCAGAGAGGACCTGCCCGCCGAGGAGATCAGCGCCGAGCCGATCGAGACGGCGAGGAAGACCAAAAAGTCATGACCGAACTCAGCCATCCCGACCGCGTCTATTTCCCCGGCGCCGAGATCACCAAGGCGGACTACGCCGACTATCTCGAAACCGTATGCGAGACGATGCTGCCCTATGTGGCCGAGCGCCCGCTCTCGCTGGTGCGGTGCCCCGGCGGGGTGGAGAAGGCCTGCTTTTTTCAGAAGCACCACATGAAGGGCATGCCCGAGGGCTTCAAACCGGTGAAGATCGAGGAGAAGTCCGGCGACAAGGAGCCCTACGTCTATATCGACGATCTGGAAGGCCTGCGCGGCTGCGCCCAGTTCGGCGCGCTGGAGCTGCACCCCTGGGGCGCGCGCATCGGCGATATCGAGCATCCCGAACGGATCATCTTCGACCTCGATCCTGACGAAGGGCTCGATTTTTCCGACGTGAAGGCCGCCGCGAACGACATAAAGGATCTGCTCGAAAGCGCCGGGCTCGCCGCCTTCCCGATGCTGACCGGCGGCAAGGGCGTTCATGTGATCGCGCCGCTGAAACCAAAGGCGGACTGGGACGGGGTGAAGACGTTCTGCCGCGGGCTCGCCCGCGCGCTCGCCGACAATCAGCCTGATCGCTATGTCGCGGAGATGAGCAAGGCCAAGCGCAAGGGCCGGGTGTTCATCGACTGGCTGAGGAACCAGCGCGGCCAGACCTCCGTGGCGCCCTTCTCTGTCCGCGCGCGCAAGGGCGCGCCGGTCGCGGCGCCGATCACCTGGGACGAGCTGTCGGATGCGAAGTCCGGCGCGGAATACGACATCAGGACCCTGCCCCGCCGGCTCGCCGCGCAGAAATCAGACCCCTGGGCGCGCTATGAGGCGGCTGCGGAAACCCTCAGCGACGGCGCGATCGACTGGGCGGCGAAGGCGGGCGGCTGAGGGAGGTTAGGCGTTCGCGGGCGGTTCGACGTTAAGCGCCTGGGCGACGAGTACGGCCTGGGTGCGGTTGATCACGTCGAGCTTTCTGAAGATCGCGGTGACATGGGCCTTCACCGTGGCTTCGGTGATCTGCATGTCCCAGGCGATCTGCTTGTTGAGCCGGCCCGCAGCCAGGCCCTGAAGCACGCGCATCTGGGCGGGGGTGAGATCGTTGAGCCGCGCGGCCTGATCGGCGGCTTCGGCGGCGGCCGGATCGCCGCTTTCGTCCGGCGCCCATTCCTCGCCCGCCAGCACCGCGCCCAGCGCTTCGCACAGCGTGTCCATGCCCGCGGTCTTCGGGATGAAGCCCGCCGCGCCGAACTCCAGCGCGCGGCTGGCCACGCCGGGCGCCTGGCTGGCGCTGATCACCACCACCGGCACAAGCGGAAAGGCCCGCCTGAGCTCGGCGAGCCCGACAAAGCCCGAGCTGTCGTCCATATGAAGGTCAAGGCAGACCAGCTCCGCACCGGCCTCCTCCAGCGCGGCGCGCGCACCGGCGAGCGAGCCGGTCTCCACGACCACCCGCCCCTTCGCGACCTTGGCGATCGCTGCGCCCAGCGCGGCCCTGAACAGCGGATGGTCGTCGGCGAGGACGATGCGTGAGGCGCCGGCGGTCTCGGTCAAGCGCAGCTCCGGTCAGCTTGAGGTCCAGACCCTAAGCGCCCCGCAACGCCCTGTCGTCTCACCAAAAAGTCGCATGCCGAAAGCCCTCTCTTTCGACCAAGGGCGAATATCGCCGCCCCCTCCCCCGCCCCGATACTGCACGCAATCGCCGAAAAACCGGCGCGCCGGAGACGGGCAGACCCGCCCGGCGACATGCATCCGGGAAGGAAACCGCATGACCGGACCGATGAAGACCCTGCTCGCCGCCGGCGCGTCCCTGCTGGCGCTCACCAGCGCGGCGGCCGCCGACAATGACGGCTCGGCCAGCGACGTCGACATGCTCGCCGCGCGCCTGGCCGAGCTCGAAGCCATGGTGGCGAGCCTGAGGACGGAGCTGGACGCCGCACGCAGCCAGGGCGAAGCCGCCGAAGACCGGATCGTCCGGCTCGAACAGGCCGATCCCGCGCCTGCCGTCACCGCCGCGGCGAGCCCGCAGGGCAACGGCTTCATGGCAGGAAACACGCGCGTCACCTATGGCGGCTTCATCGACGTGGACGCGCATGTCACCGACCTGTCCGATGGCGATTTCGCGCCGACTTCGATCGCGCGGGACTTCTACATTCCCGGCGCGACGCCGGTGGGCGGAACCGGCGATTCAGAGCCCGACACGGACTTCACCGCGCAGGCCAGCCGCTTCTTCTTCGCCACCGAGACCCCGACCGATTTCGGCCCGATCACCAGCCGGCTCGAATTCGACTTCCTGGGCTCGCCCGGCGGGGACGAGCGGGTGTCGAACTCGTATAACCCGCGCATGCGGGTGGCCTGGGCGCAGCTTGGAAACTGGCGCGCCGGCCAGGACTGGTCGACCTTCCAGAACACCGCCGCCATCCCCGAAAGCGCGAGCTTCCTGGCCGCGTCCGACGGCATGGTCTTCGTGCGCCAGGCGCAGATCCGCTACACGGCGGGCAATTTCCAGTTCGCGCTGGAAAACGGCGACACCACGGTCACGCCCTTCGGCGGCGGGGCGCGGATCGATGCGGGCGACGGCGCCCTGCCTGATCTCGTCGCGCGCTACAACGTCACCGGCGAGGGCCGCAATATCGCGCTGAGCGCCATCGCGCGCCGGCTGAGCGCGGAGACCGGAGGGATCGACGGCGACGCCTTCGGCTGGGGGCTGTCGGTGCAGGGCCGCCAGGCGCTGGGA carries:
- the ligD gene encoding non-homologous end-joining DNA ligase: MTELSHPDRVYFPGAEITKADYADYLETVCETMLPYVAERPLSLVRCPGGVEKACFFQKHHMKGMPEGFKPVKIEEKSGDKEPYVYIDDLEGLRGCAQFGALELHPWGARIGDIEHPERIIFDLDPDEGLDFSDVKAAANDIKDLLESAGLAAFPMLTGGKGVHVIAPLKPKADWDGVKTFCRGLARALADNQPDRYVAEMSKAKRKGRVFIDWLRNQRGQTSVAPFSVRARKGAPVAAPITWDELSDAKSGAEYDIRTLPRRLAAQKSDPWARYEAAAETLSDGAIDWAAKAGG
- a CDS encoding response regulator transcription factor, whose amino-acid sequence is MTETAGASRIVLADDHPLFRAALGAAIAKVAKGRVVVETGSLAGARAALEEAGAELVCLDLHMDDSSGFVGLAELRRAFPLVPVVVISASQAPGVASRALEFGAAGFIPKTAGMDTLCEALGAVLAGEEWAPDESGDPAAAEAADQAARLNDLTPAQMRVLQGLAAGRLNKQIAWDMQITEATVKAHVTAIFRKLDVINRTQAVLVAQALNVEPPANA
- a CDS encoding DcaP family trimeric outer membrane transporter, with the translated sequence MTGPMKTLLAAGASLLALTSAAAADNDGSASDVDMLAARLAELEAMVASLRTELDAARSQGEAAEDRIVRLEQADPAPAVTAAASPQGNGFMAGNTRVTYGGFIDVDAHVTDLSDGDFAPTSIARDFYIPGATPVGGTGDSEPDTDFTAQASRFFFATETPTDFGPITSRLEFDFLGSPGGDERVSNSYNPRMRVAWAQLGNWRAGQDWSTFQNTAAIPESASFLAASDGMVFVRQAQIRYTAGNFQFALENGDTTVTPFGGGARIDAGDGALPDLVARYNVTGEGRNIALSAIARRLSAETGGIDGDAFGWGLSVQGRQALGDSTEVRFSLTGGEGVGRYIGLNAINGAVATATGELEPVPVIGGLFAVRQEIGGGRRINLGLSALSADNDVALTGLGATKQVRSAFGALMIPVGPGVTLGAELMVGERELESGASGTITRATLSTKYAF